The following proteins come from a genomic window of Caloenas nicobarica isolate bCalNic1 chromosome 6, bCalNic1.hap1, whole genome shotgun sequence:
- the FZD7 gene encoding frizzled-7, producing the protein MRAGAGGGGAAAGGCPWLGLAALLAALLGTPAGAGAAAQPYHGEKGISVPDHGFCQPISIPLCTDIAYNQTILPNLLGHTNQEDAGLEVHQFYPLVKVQCSAELKFFLCSMYAPVCTVLEQAIPPCRSLCERARQGCEALMNKFGFQWPERLRCENFPVHGAGEICVGQNTSDAPPGPGGAAGRPATAHPTAAYLPDFLTPPHGPSGFSFSCPRQLKVPPYLGYRFLGERDCGAPCEPARPNGLMYFKEAEVRFARLWVGVWSVLCCASTLFTVLTYLVDMRRFSYPERPIIFLSGCYFMVAVAYAAGFLLEERVVCLERFSEDGYRTVAQGTKKEGCTILFMILYFFGMASSIWWVILSLTWFLAAGMKWGHEAIEANSQYFHLAAWAVPAVKTITILAMGQVDGDVLSGVCYVGIYSVDSLRGFVLAPLFVYLFIGTSFLLAGFVSLFRIRTIMKHDGTKTEKLEKLMVRIGVFSVLYTVPATIVLACYFYEQAFRGTWEKTWLLQTCKTYAVPCPSHFAPMSPDFTVFMIKYLMTMIVGITTGFWIWSGKTLQSWRRFYHRLSTGSKGETAV; encoded by the coding sequence ATGCGGGCCGGAGCAGGAGGCGGCGGAGCGGCCGCCGGCGGCTgcccctggctgggcctggCCGCGCTGCTGGCCGCCCTGCTGGGCACGCCGGCCGGAGCCGGAGCCGCGGCGCAGCCCTACCACGGCGAGAAGGGCATCTCCGTGCCGGACCACGGCTTCTGCCAGCCCATCTCCATCCCGCTCTGCACGGATATCGCCTACAACCAGACCATCCTGCCCAACCTGCTGGGCCACACCAACCAGGAGGACGCGGGGCTGGAGGTGCACCAGTTCTACCCGCTGGTCAAGGTGCAGTGCTCGGCCGAGCTCAAGTTCTTCCTGTGCTCCATGTACGCGCCGGTGTGCACCGTGCTGGAGCAGGCCATCCCGCCCTGCCGCTCCCTCTGCGAGCGGGCCCGCCAGGGCTGCGAGGCCCTCATGAACAAGTTCGGCTTCCAGTGGCCAGAGCGGCTCCGCTGCGAGAACTTCCCCGTCCACGGCGCGGGCGAGATCTGCGTGGGGCAGAACACGTCGGACGCCCCTCCGGGacccggcggcgcggcgggcagGCCGGCCACCGCCCACCCCACGGCCGCCTACCTTCCCGACTTCCTCACCCCGCCGCACGGCCCCTCCggcttctccttctcctgcccccgGCAGCTCAAAGTGCCCCCGTACTTGGGCTACCGGTTCCTGGGGGAGCGGGACTGCGGGGCCCCCTGCGAGCCGGCCCGGCCCAACGGGCTCATGTACTTCAAGGAGGCGGAGGTGCGGTTCGCCCGGCTGTGGGTGGGCGTGTGGTCCGTGCTCTGCTGCGCCTCCACCCTCTTCACCGTGCTCACCTACCTGGTGGACATGCGCCGCTTCAGCTACCCGGAGCGGCCCATCATCTTCCTCTCGGGCTGCTACTTCATGGTGGCGGTGGCCTACGCGGCGGGTTTCCTGCTGGAGGAGCGGGTGGTGTGCCTGGAGCGCTTCTCTGAGGACGGCTACCGCACTGTGGCCCAAGGCACCAAGAAAGAAGGCTGCACCATCCTCTTCATGATCCTCTACTTCTTCGGCATGGCCAGCTCCATCTGGTGGgtcatcctgtccctcacctgGTTCCTGGCCGCCGGCATGAAGTGGGGCCACGAGGCCATCGAGGCCAACTCCCAGTATTTCCACCTGGCAGCCTGGGCCGTGCCCGCCGTCAAAACCATCACCATCTTGGCCATGGGGCAGGTGGATGGGGACGTGCTCAGCGGGGTGTGTTACGTGGGCATCTACAGCGTGGACTCGCTGCGGGGCTTCGTGCTGGCGCCCTTGTTTGTGTACCTCTTCATCGGCACCTCCTTCTTGCTTGCTGGCTTTGTGTCCCTGTTCCGCATCCGCACCATCATGAAGCACGACGGCACCAAGACGgagaagctggagaagctgaTGGTGCGCATCGGTGTCTTTAGTGTCCTCTACACGGTCCCTGCCACCATTGTCCTGGCGTGTTACTTCTACGAGCAGGCGTTCCGTGGCACCTGGGAGAAGACGTGGCTCCTGCAGACCTGCAAAACCTACGCTGTGCCCTGTCCCAGCCACTTTGCCCCTATGAGCCCGGACTTCACGGTCTTCATGATCAAGTACCTCATGACCATGATTGTCGGGATCACGACCGGCTTCTGGATCTGGTCCGGCAAAACCCTTCAGTCCTGGCGGCGCTTCTACCACAGACTCAGTACGGGCAGCAAAGGCGAGACGGCGGTATGA